The following proteins are encoded in a genomic region of Myxococcaceae bacterium JPH2:
- a CDS encoding metal-dependent hydrolase, which yields MASIGHVAVGLALGRHEAGSAGWRRRVTLMGFLSLLALLPDADVIAFALRIPYAATWGHRGASHSFAFAALLSLAVAIAARGLGESATRWGFVSFLALASHGVLDSLTDGGLGPALLWPFTNARMFAPVRPLPVAPIGVGMLSPRGLYVATVEFLVFLPCWAYALWPRTRPSRA from the coding sequence ATGGCAAGCATCGGTCACGTGGCGGTGGGGTTGGCCCTGGGGAGACATGAAGCAGGGTCGGCGGGTTGGCGGCGGCGAGTGACCTTGATGGGGTTCCTCTCCCTGCTCGCCCTGCTGCCGGACGCGGACGTCATCGCCTTCGCGCTGCGCATCCCCTACGCGGCGACGTGGGGACATCGCGGCGCGTCCCACTCGTTCGCCTTCGCCGCGCTGCTGTCACTCGCGGTGGCGATTGCAGCGCGAGGACTGGGCGAGTCCGCCACGCGCTGGGGCTTCGTGTCCTTCCTCGCCCTCGCCAGTCATGGGGTGTTGGACTCGCTCACGGATGGAGGACTGGGGCCCGCGCTGCTGTGGCCCTTCACGAATGCGCGCATGTTCGCGCCCGTGCGGCCCCTGCCCGTGGCGCCCATCGGCGTGGGGATGCTGTCGCCTCGGGGCCTGTATGTGGCGACGGTGGAGTTCCTCGTCTTCCTCCCGTGCTGGGCCTACGCGCTGTGGCCTCGCACCCGTCCATCGCGAGCGTGA
- the thpR gene encoding RNA 2',3'-cyclic phosphodiesterase, which yields MRLFTAVTLGADVEARATEGMRALRDRAPRARFVQPEGLHLTLLFLGDVPESRLDSLREALEPVGVMHAPFTLSVGGGGFFGPPAHPRVLWADVRGDVTALKALQAEVAQALEPLGFTSDHAEYTAHLTLARTREPRGDPALADCARALVGSDWGHARVDGFVLFESRNGQYVPRLEVPLIA from the coding sequence ATGCGCCTGTTCACCGCCGTCACCCTGGGAGCGGACGTCGAGGCACGCGCCACCGAGGGCATGCGTGCGCTGCGCGACCGCGCTCCTCGCGCGCGCTTCGTCCAGCCCGAGGGCCTGCACCTGACGCTGCTGTTCCTGGGTGACGTGCCGGAGTCGCGCCTGGACTCGCTGCGCGAGGCGCTGGAGCCCGTGGGCGTGATGCACGCGCCCTTCACGCTGTCCGTGGGCGGCGGTGGCTTCTTCGGGCCGCCCGCGCACCCGCGCGTGCTCTGGGCGGACGTGCGCGGAGACGTGACGGCGCTGAAGGCGCTCCAGGCCGAGGTGGCCCAGGCGCTCGAGCCGCTCGGCTTCACCTCGGACCACGCGGAGTACACCGCGCACCTCACGCTCGCGCGCACCCGCGAGCCTCGGGGAGATCCTGCCCTGGCGGACTGCGCGAGGGCCCTGGTGGGCAGCGACTGGGGCCATGCTCGCGTGGACGGGTTCGTCCTGTTCGAGAGCCGCAATGGCCAGTACGTGCCGCGCCTGGAGGTTCCGCTCATCGCGTGA
- a CDS encoding peptidase has product MRWGGVWGMWLVAHVAVAAPQPSLESKLETGDLVFQTSRSSQSESIQRATHSPLSHVGLVEVTSSGVFVVEAVQPVKRTPFAAWRARGAEGHILVLRPQALDAAHRQRAVTEAKRHLGKPYDARFGWGDDAMYCSELVRKAYARGAGVEYGQMERLDSLDLADVKAALSRRYRGRVPANLELVTPVSLSKDERMARVFSDFPSLP; this is encoded by the coding sequence ATGCGTTGGGGAGGAGTCTGGGGAATGTGGCTGGTGGCCCACGTCGCGGTCGCGGCGCCACAGCCCTCGCTGGAGTCGAAGCTGGAGACCGGAGACCTCGTCTTCCAGACCTCTCGGTCGAGCCAGTCCGAGTCCATCCAGCGGGCCACGCACAGCCCGCTGTCCCACGTCGGGCTGGTGGAGGTCACCTCCTCGGGCGTCTTCGTGGTGGAGGCGGTCCAACCCGTGAAGCGCACCCCGTTCGCGGCGTGGCGAGCACGGGGGGCAGAGGGACACATCCTCGTGCTGCGGCCCCAGGCGCTGGACGCGGCCCACCGTCAACGCGCTGTGACAGAAGCGAAGCGGCACCTGGGCAAGCCCTATGACGCGCGCTTCGGCTGGGGCGATGACGCGATGTATTGCTCGGAGCTGGTGCGCAAGGCGTACGCACGGGGCGCGGGCGTCGAGTACGGCCAGATGGAGCGGCTGGACTCACTCGACCTCGCGGATGTGAAGGCCGCCCTGTCGCGTCGCTACCGGGGACGCGTTCCAGCGAATCTGGAACTGGTGACACCCGTGAGTCTCTCGAAAGATGAGCGGATGGCTCGGGTGTTCTCGGATTTCCCAAGCCTTCCCTGA
- a CDS encoding methyltransferase domain-containing protein has protein sequence MWDPRQYSHFRGERSRPFFELLSRVEVATPAEVADLGCGTGDLTRVLAERWPGARVTGVDSSEAMVAEARVREVPANLRFEVADLATWAPPRPLDVLVSNAALHWVPDHAALLTRLAGTLAPEGVLAFQVPANFEAPSHRLVDEVRALPRFASKVAPVRRRPVETLETYETLLAGLGLSVEAWETTYLHVLPGEDAVLAWLLGTTLRPVLAALGPEESPAFLDALRPRLREAYPAYPRGTPFRFTRRFVVARRVS, from the coding sequence ATGTGGGACCCGAGGCAGTACTCGCACTTTCGCGGCGAGCGGAGCCGCCCCTTCTTCGAATTGCTCTCCCGGGTGGAGGTGGCCACGCCCGCGGAGGTGGCGGACCTGGGTTGTGGCACGGGTGACCTCACGCGCGTGCTGGCCGAGCGTTGGCCCGGTGCACGGGTGACGGGCGTGGACTCCTCCGAGGCCATGGTCGCGGAGGCGCGGGTGCGCGAGGTGCCCGCGAACCTGCGCTTCGAGGTCGCGGACCTCGCCACCTGGGCCCCTCCTCGGCCCCTGGACGTGCTGGTGTCCAACGCGGCGCTGCACTGGGTTCCGGACCATGCGGCCTTGCTGACGCGGCTCGCTGGCACGCTGGCGCCCGAGGGCGTGCTGGCGTTTCAGGTGCCCGCCAACTTCGAGGCGCCCTCGCATCGGCTCGTCGACGAGGTGCGCGCGCTGCCGCGCTTCGCGTCCAAGGTCGCGCCCGTGCGCCGCCGGCCGGTGGAGACGCTGGAGACGTACGAGACGCTCCTCGCGGGCCTGGGCCTGTCGGTGGAGGCGTGGGAGACGACGTACCTGCACGTGCTGCCGGGGGAGGACGCAGTGCTGGCGTGGTTGCTCGGGACGACGCTGCGGCCGGTGCTCGCGGCGCTGGGGCCCGAGGAGTCCCCCGCGTTCCTGGATGCACTGCGCCCCCGACTGCGCGAGGCGTACCCCGCCTATCCGCGAGGGACGCCGTTCCGCTTCACGCGCCGCTTCGTGGTGGCTCGGCGCGTGAGCTGA
- a CDS encoding exo-alpha-sialidase: MTGLASALLAVVLLVGSTPVMPVSEGNALTLPAQRHVVRIDTGEGRPPTWLMAVQQGHSGNQGLGLFRSDDGGRTFRWFAPIQPDGSHTDRTDMVAVGRDVALIYSYEGPRLVPSSRHDVWFQWWRYQSSGHTWVPEPAVRVFDATTDATGFFRALLARDSRGRLWVQAFRLEPDGASTAVISVSTDNGATFQRQSDLGRVRRRGGGRLLSVGTKLVFFFAMHDGFEPTRLRIRDDDAPLNAWSPQRDAFSEGIYHGAALSAVEDGHGGLHLVYKDETERLFYRHFDGNTFGPRTLLGDTPNWAIQPAITRIGDVLYVFYTHMLVPNANYQLRARVLRDGVFSGPIVLDGRTSYKGYLNAVESLPAGSSEVPCFFGDASDADVAGNVRRVAMPTVSSTGSEDGGTGSDGGTSTDGGTSSDGGTDGGTSIPYLETVFSDVAHEPLGVDGEGTVYAVSLSENRSHLFASTDGGRTFTARGQGRGGAAFWVMTALEDGTLLAQVSRADTYLLQRSTDRGRTWTDVLPLGRYHAASPHSFAVLGSTLFFLEYQTFSPTSVPVRLWASLDQGATWTVRATFEDRRMGVALFADPTRNVLWASFGNSRAHSAVMRSTDGGRTWSLVLSGYAATGAAGAVMDNGALLFGQATLFEPEHPKLLRLFANGRVDALLTLPGPASSLEPLPGGGWVLSTSRDDSGDVQPPEDGRVHVFTSRDGTTWHEALSFERASDAEPALMDVWGELPSGELLVRAQNVQGFGSGGKGFQVLRVRR, translated from the coding sequence ATGACGGGATTGGCGAGCGCCCTGTTGGCGGTGGTTCTCTTGGTGGGCAGTACTCCCGTGATGCCGGTGAGCGAGGGCAACGCGCTCACCTTGCCGGCGCAGCGGCACGTGGTGCGAATCGACACGGGCGAGGGGCGTCCTCCCACCTGGTTGATGGCGGTCCAGCAGGGCCACTCCGGCAACCAGGGCCTGGGGTTGTTCCGTTCGGATGACGGCGGACGCACCTTCCGCTGGTTCGCGCCCATCCAACCGGATGGCTCGCACACGGACCGGACAGACATGGTCGCGGTGGGGCGCGACGTGGCCCTCATCTATTCCTATGAGGGGCCTCGGCTGGTGCCCTCGTCACGCCATGATGTCTGGTTTCAATGGTGGCGCTATCAGTCCTCGGGCCACACGTGGGTGCCCGAGCCCGCGGTGCGCGTCTTTGATGCGACGACGGACGCGACAGGCTTCTTCCGCGCCCTGCTCGCGCGAGACTCCCGTGGCCGCCTGTGGGTGCAGGCCTTCCGGCTGGAGCCGGACGGTGCTTCCACGGCGGTCATCTCCGTCTCCACGGACAATGGCGCCACGTTTCAGCGGCAGTCGGACCTGGGGCGCGTGCGGCGGCGAGGCGGAGGACGGCTGCTCAGCGTGGGGACGAAGCTCGTCTTCTTCTTCGCCATGCACGACGGCTTCGAGCCCACGCGCCTGCGCATTCGCGATGACGACGCGCCGCTGAACGCATGGAGCCCCCAGCGGGACGCGTTCTCCGAGGGCATCTACCACGGCGCCGCGCTGAGCGCGGTGGAGGACGGCCACGGGGGGCTGCACCTGGTCTACAAAGACGAGACGGAGCGCCTCTTCTATCGGCACTTCGATGGGAACACCTTCGGTCCGCGCACGCTCTTGGGAGACACGCCGAACTGGGCCATCCAGCCGGCAATCACTCGCATCGGTGATGTGTTGTATGTCTTCTACACGCACATGCTCGTGCCCAATGCGAACTACCAGCTGCGCGCGCGGGTGCTGCGCGACGGCGTGTTCTCAGGGCCCATCGTGCTCGACGGCCGCACCAGCTACAAAGGCTATCTCAACGCGGTGGAGTCGCTGCCCGCGGGGTCCTCCGAGGTGCCGTGCTTCTTCGGCGACGCCTCCGACGCGGATGTCGCTGGCAACGTGAGGCGGGTGGCCATGCCCACCGTGTCCTCGACAGGGAGCGAGGACGGCGGCACGGGCTCGGATGGCGGTACGTCCACGGATGGGGGCACGTCCTCGGATGGCGGGACGGATGGGGGCACGTCGATTCCCTATCTGGAGACGGTCTTCTCCGATGTCGCGCACGAGCCGCTCGGGGTGGATGGCGAGGGCACGGTGTACGCGGTGTCCCTCTCCGAGAATCGCTCGCACTTGTTCGCCAGCACGGATGGCGGGCGCACGTTCACCGCGCGAGGCCAGGGCCGAGGTGGGGCCGCGTTCTGGGTGATGACGGCGCTGGAGGACGGGACGCTCCTGGCGCAGGTGAGCCGGGCGGACACGTACCTGCTCCAGCGCTCCACGGACCGAGGGCGCACGTGGACGGATGTGCTGCCCTTGGGGCGGTACCACGCCGCGTCGCCGCATTCCTTCGCGGTGCTGGGGAGCACGCTCTTCTTCCTGGAGTACCAGACGTTCTCGCCCACCAGCGTCCCCGTGCGGCTGTGGGCCAGCCTGGACCAGGGCGCCACGTGGACCGTGCGCGCGACGTTCGAGGACCGGCGCATGGGCGTGGCCCTCTTCGCGGACCCCACGCGCAACGTGCTGTGGGCGAGCTTCGGAAACAGCCGCGCGCACTCGGCGGTGATGCGCTCGACGGATGGGGGGCGCACCTGGTCGCTCGTGCTGAGTGGCTATGCGGCCACGGGCGCGGCGGGCGCGGTGATGGACAATGGCGCGCTCCTGTTTGGACAGGCCACGCTCTTCGAGCCGGAGCACCCCAAGCTGCTGCGCCTGTTCGCCAACGGGCGCGTGGATGCGCTCCTCACGCTGCCCGGCCCGGCGTCCTCGCTGGAGCCGCTGCCAGGAGGCGGCTGGGTGCTGAGCACGAGCCGCGATGACAGCGGCGATGTCCAGCCACCCGAGGACGGAAGGGTCCACGTCTTCACCAGTCGCGACGGAACGACGTGGCACGAGGCGCTGAGCTTCGAGCGCGCGAGTGACGCGGAGCCCGCGCTGATGGACGTGTGGGGCGAGCTGCCCTCAGGTGAGTTGTTGGTGCGCGCGCAGAACGTCCAGGGCTTCGGCTCGGGAGGGAAGGGCTTCCAGGTGCTGCGCGTGCGGCGCTGA